The Micromonospora violae DNA segment GGTGTCGTCGAGGTGACGGTGGCCTTCCTGCCGCTCATCCGTCGATCCTCGGCGGGCCGCATCGTCAACGTTTCCAGTCTGTTGGGGTCGCTGACCAAACAGAGCGACCCGACCTCGTACGTGTACAGCGATGCCTTCAAGTCGCTGCCGGCCTACAGCGCCTCGAAGAGCGCGGTGAACTCCTGGACGGTGCACCTGGCGTACGAGCTGCGTGACACGCCGATCAAGGTCAACTCGGTGCATCCGGGCTACACCAAGACGGACCTGAACGACGGTGCGGGCGACCTGGAGGTCGCCGTCGGCGCGAAGACGAGCGTCGACATGGCCCTGATCGGCGCCGACGGGCCGACCGGCAGCTATGTCCACCTCGGCGAATCACTCCCATGGTGAAGGGGTTCCGACAATGAGCAGACTCGCTCTGGTCACCGATGAGACCAGCCTTCCGATCGACTACGACATGGCTCTGCTGCTTGACGCCTGCCGAGCCGCCGGGCTCGTCGCCGAGGTGTGTGACTGGGAGGATCCGGCCGTCGACTGGTCGGGGTTCGACGCGGTGCTGCTGCGATCCCCATGGTCATACGTGGACCGCCTGCCCGCCTTCCTCACCTGGTGTGAGCGCGTCGCGGCGGTGACGGATCTCCACAACCCGCTGCCGGTGGTGCGGTGGAGCCTCGACAAGCTGTACATGGCCGATCTCGCCGCCCGCGCCGTGCCGGTGGTACCGAGCACGTTCGTCCGGTCGGGGGGTGACCCGTCGGAGGCGGTGCGGCAGTTCCTCGACGGTCATCGCGAGGCCGCGGAGTTCGTCGTCAAGCCCACGGTGGGTGCCTACTCGAAGAACGTCCAGCGTTTCTCGCGCTCCCGCGCGGCCGATGCTGCCGCCCACGTCGCGCAGTTGCACTCCGAGGGCCTGGTCGCGCTGCTCCAGCCGTACCTCGAATCGGTCGACCGTGACGGTGAGACGGACCTGATCTACTTCGGCGGGGTCTACAGCCATGCCATCC contains these protein-coding regions:
- a CDS encoding SDR family oxidoreductase, coding for MSLIPSKIALVTGANRGIGHEIARQLAEHGVHTLVAGRRREAVTEATASLRNMGLDVAPLVLDVTAPDTIAAAADLVGERYGRLDILVNNAGIRVEEYGKLPSVQPMEQWRQTFDTNLFGVVEVTVAFLPLIRRSSAGRIVNVSSLLGSLTKQSDPTSYVYSDAFKSLPAYSASKSAVNSWTVHLAYELRDTPIKVNSVHPGYTKTDLNDGAGDLEVAVGAKTSVDMALIGADGPTGSYVHLGESLPW
- a CDS encoding ATP-grasp domain-containing protein, with product MSRLALVTDETSLPIDYDMALLLDACRAAGLVAEVCDWEDPAVDWSGFDAVLLRSPWSYVDRLPAFLTWCERVAAVTDLHNPLPVVRWSLDKLYMADLAARAVPVVPSTFVRSGGDPSEAVRQFLDGHREAAEFVVKPTVGAYSKNVQRFSRSRAADAAAHVAQLHSEGLVALLQPYLESVDRDGETDLIYFGGVYSHAIRKSPMLMPDGTVNVPTFESRTPRTAEDDERAVASAALAAAGAQLGLDRPLVYARVDVIRSADGAPVVLELELCEPSLNLPFSDHGPTRFAEAIADRLGISAR